In Silene latifolia isolate original U9 population chromosome X, ASM4854445v1, whole genome shotgun sequence, the following proteins share a genomic window:
- the LOC141619835 gene encoding uncharacterized protein LOC141619835, producing MVPRHAFVGWLIVQGRLMTRDRLFRFGITTDMACAICSLQNETHQHLFSYCTYCTRCWDLLNEWLGMSISKTSVVDWFTAWRCPSLMKKQIIGAAIVALWYHIWNARNIARIEDRVLAPRFLLRKVKQDIQGRCQERKWSLKMTKLPWEPVYD from the coding sequence ATGGTGCCCAGACATGCGTTTGTTGGATGGCTTATAGTGCAGGGTCGTCTGATGACTAGGGATAGGCTGTTTAGGTTTGGTATCACTACTGATATGGCTTGTGCAATATGCTCATTACAGAATGAAACGCATCAACATTTATTCTCTTATTGTACTTATTGCACACGTTGCTGGGATCTCCTCAATGAGTGGCTTGGTATGTCAATTTCTAAGACAAGTGTGGTGGATTGGTTTACTGCTTGGAGATGCCCCTCTCTGATGAAGAAGCAGATTATTGGGGCAGCCATTGTTGCTTTATGGTACCACATATGGAATGCAAGGAACATAGCGAGAATTGAAGATAGAGTTTTGGCGCCTAGATTTCTCCTGAGGAAAGTAAAGCAAGATATACAAGGAAGGTGCCAAGAACGAAAATGGAGTTTGAAGATGACTAAATTACCATGGGAACCAGTATATGATTAG